From Arthrobacter sp. FW306-2-2C-D06B, a single genomic window includes:
- a CDS encoding ammonium transporter has protein sequence MDFTAGLVWLLVASAFVLFMTPGLAFFYGGMTRAKAALNMMMMSFIAIGTVTLVWVLWGASMSTSNTDNFFQLFANPFSHFGLHNFTDPADLLKVGYAATFAIITVALISGAIADRAKFSAWTLFTPIWATLVYAPMAYMVWGGGLFSKDGWFGQTFAPVIDFAGGTVVHINAGVAGLILVLIIGNRKGFGKDPNHRPHNVPLVMLGAAILWFGWFGFNAGAAATVEQAGLIWINTLTAPAAAMLGWLIVERIRDGHPTSLGAASGVVAGLVAITPACANVSPLGAIALGVAAGVASALAVGLKFKLGYDDSLDVVGVHLVSGIIGTVAIGFLATPTQGAAGLFYGGGTTQLVAQSLAALCSIVFTGVMTFIIAYPIHKLMGFRISERQEIAGADLSLHAETAYEFGVGGHGGSFQPLHDLITGKVSSEAADEASVSGKESVQA, from the coding sequence ATGGACTTCACCGCCGGTCTCGTTTGGCTCCTGGTCGCATCAGCCTTCGTGCTGTTCATGACCCCGGGCCTGGCATTCTTCTATGGCGGCATGACCCGTGCCAAGGCCGCCTTGAACATGATGATGATGAGCTTCATCGCCATCGGCACAGTGACCCTTGTATGGGTTCTATGGGGCGCCTCGATGTCCACGAGCAACACGGACAACTTCTTCCAGCTCTTCGCAAACCCGTTCAGCCACTTCGGTCTGCACAACTTCACGGATCCCGCTGACCTCCTCAAGGTGGGCTATGCGGCCACCTTCGCGATCATCACCGTGGCCCTGATCTCCGGTGCCATCGCGGACCGTGCCAAGTTCTCGGCTTGGACGCTCTTCACCCCGATCTGGGCCACCCTGGTCTACGCACCCATGGCTTACATGGTGTGGGGCGGCGGGCTCTTCTCCAAGGACGGCTGGTTCGGCCAGACTTTCGCCCCGGTCATCGACTTTGCCGGTGGCACCGTGGTGCACATCAACGCCGGTGTGGCCGGCCTGATCCTCGTCCTGATCATCGGCAATCGCAAGGGCTTCGGCAAGGACCCGAACCACCGCCCGCACAACGTGCCCCTGGTCATGCTCGGTGCTGCCATCCTCTGGTTCGGCTGGTTCGGCTTCAACGCCGGTGCAGCAGCAACCGTGGAGCAGGCGGGCCTCATCTGGATCAACACCCTGACCGCTCCGGCAGCCGCCATGCTCGGCTGGCTTATCGTGGAGCGCATCCGTGACGGCCACCCCACCTCGCTCGGCGCTGCTTCAGGTGTCGTCGCCGGTCTGGTCGCCATCACCCCGGCTTGTGCCAACGTTTCCCCGCTCGGCGCCATCGCCCTCGGTGTTGCGGCCGGCGTTGCCTCGGCCCTCGCCGTCGGCCTGAAGTTCAAGCTCGGCTACGACGACTCCCTGGATGTCGTCGGCGTCCACCTCGTGTCCGGCATCATCGGCACGGTGGCCATCGGCTTCCTCGCCACCCCGACCCAGGGTGCAGCCGGCCTGTTCTATGGGGGAGGTACGACCCAGCTGGTCGCACAGTCGCTTGCGGCACTCTGCTCGATCGTCTTCACAGGCGTCATGACCTTCATCATCGCCTACCCGATCCACAAGCTCATGGGCTTCCGCATCTCCGAACGCCAGGAGATCGCCGGTGCGGACCTCAGCCTGCACGCCGAAACGGCATACGAGTTCGGCGTCGGAGGCCACGGCGGAAGCTTCCAGCCCCTTCACGACCTCATCACGGGCAAGGTATCGTCCGAAGCAGCTGACGAAGCATCCGTATCAGGCAAGGAGAGTGTCCAGGCATGA
- a CDS encoding P-II family nitrogen regulator — translation MKLITAIVRPEKLDAIREGLEAYGVQGLTVSAASGYGRQRGYTEVYRGAEYNVDLLPKIRVEVLATDEQADDILDVLIASSNTGRAGDGKVWTVDVYEAVRVRTGERGAAAI, via the coding sequence ATGAAACTCATTACGGCGATCGTCCGACCGGAGAAGCTCGACGCCATCCGCGAGGGGCTCGAAGCATACGGGGTACAGGGACTGACGGTTAGCGCCGCCAGTGGCTACGGCCGGCAGCGCGGCTACACCGAGGTGTACCGCGGGGCTGAGTACAACGTGGACCTGCTTCCCAAGATCCGCGTGGAGGTCCTTGCCACGGACGAGCAGGCAGACGACATCCTCGACGTCCTGATTGCCTCCTCCAACACCGGCCGTGCCGGTGACGGCAAAGTCTGGACCGTAGACGTCTACGAAGCTGTCCGTGTCCGCACGGGCGAGCGAGGCGCAGCAGCCATCTAA
- a CDS encoding glucose-6-phosphate dehydrogenase encodes MTSKTTVNTLLILGASGDLTGRLLLPGLARLVAGGFADGLKLVGAGSDAWTPQQWSKRVSGAFEEAAHGAGAEGRKAIAALEKSTEYHQLDVTADGQLATLLAGLEAPIAVYFALPPHISQKACEVLTAQELPPETSLVLEKPFGSSSESARDLNKTLAALVPEDHIHRVDHFLGKATVFNILGLRFANRFLEPVWNRDHIEKVEIIFDEDLALEGRARYYDGAGALKDMIQSHLLHIMALLAIDAPSSIGERDLRDSISAVLRASSITAPYKKSTRRARYTAGRIGDRDVPDYVAEEGVDPARETETLAEVEVGIDNWRWKGVPFILRSGKALGAARKEAIVTFRPVPHLPTGFEGVDSPNQLRIGFGPDTLQLDVEVNGPGNIFTLDRVTLNAELNASDLLPYGEVLEGVITGDPLLSVRGDTAVDCWRIIEPVIKAWAKDSVPLEEYDAGGPGPVDWPTAVEG; translated from the coding sequence GCCGATTGCTGTTGCCGGGCCTTGCCAGGCTCGTGGCCGGCGGCTTCGCAGATGGGCTGAAGCTTGTCGGAGCCGGATCCGATGCGTGGACGCCCCAGCAATGGAGCAAACGCGTCAGTGGTGCGTTCGAGGAGGCCGCCCATGGCGCAGGCGCCGAGGGCAGGAAAGCAATCGCTGCCCTGGAGAAAAGCACTGAGTACCATCAACTGGATGTCACGGCGGACGGCCAGCTCGCGACGCTCCTGGCCGGGCTTGAAGCACCAATCGCCGTCTATTTCGCTTTGCCCCCGCACATCAGCCAGAAGGCCTGCGAGGTCCTCACCGCGCAGGAGCTTCCTCCCGAAACAAGCTTGGTGCTGGAGAAACCCTTCGGATCCAGCTCCGAATCCGCCCGGGACCTCAACAAGACGCTCGCCGCTTTGGTCCCGGAGGACCACATCCACCGCGTGGACCACTTCCTGGGCAAGGCCACCGTTTTCAACATCCTGGGCCTGCGCTTCGCCAACAGGTTCCTGGAGCCTGTGTGGAACCGGGACCACATCGAGAAGGTGGAGATCATCTTCGACGAAGACCTCGCCCTCGAAGGGCGTGCGCGCTACTACGACGGAGCCGGCGCCCTCAAGGACATGATCCAGAGCCATTTGCTCCACATCATGGCTTTGCTGGCCATCGATGCCCCTTCAAGCATCGGCGAGCGCGATCTCCGCGACTCGATTTCAGCGGTGCTGCGTGCGAGCAGCATCACTGCGCCCTACAAGAAGTCCACCCGTCGGGCGCGCTACACAGCCGGCCGGATCGGCGACCGGGACGTGCCGGACTATGTCGCGGAGGAGGGCGTGGACCCTGCCCGGGAAACCGAGACGCTCGCCGAAGTCGAAGTGGGAATCGATAACTGGCGCTGGAAAGGCGTCCCCTTCATCCTGCGCTCTGGAAAGGCGTTGGGTGCCGCGCGGAAAGAGGCGATCGTCACCTTCCGGCCCGTTCCACATCTGCCGACCGGATTCGAGGGCGTGGACTCCCCTAACCAGCTGCGCATCGGCTTCGGTCCGGACACCCTGCAGCTCGATGTCGAAGTCAATGGTCCCGGAAACATCTTCACGCTGGATCGTGTGACCCTCAACGCGGAATTGAATGCGTCCGATCTGTTGCCCTACGGAGAAGTGCTCGAGGGCGTCATTACCGGCGATCCCCTGCTCTCAGTCCGCGGCGACACCGCCGTTGACTGCTGGCGGATCATCGAGCCCGTGATCAAGGCCTGGGCCAAGGATTCCGTGCCGCTCGAAGAGTACGACGCCGGCGGGCCCGGTCCCGTGGACTGGCCCACCGCCGTCGAGGGCTAA
- the ftsY gene encoding signal recognition particle-docking protein FtsY, whose product MNDLLPIILSIVAAIVVVGGLIPVLLKARKSASTYAGTRDANDPVDKTPAGGGTIVDDAPGTAPDSTAPGPVVEPADLAVPETDVPDDAAGLELIQVETPAPVEGRLNRLRARLVKSNSILGKGLLALLSSDKIDENVWDEVEETLLLADLGTEPTMQLVDALRARVKVQGTRSPEDVKALLREELIKLVDPTMDRSLNVERKGAHPAIMIVVGVNGVGKTTTVGKLARVLVAEDKDVLLGAADTFRAAAAEQLATWGQRVGVATVRSHVVGADPASVAYEAVKAGIEQEVDVVMIDTAGRLQNKVGLMDELSKVKRVIEKLAEVDEVLLVLDATTGQNGLNQAKVFSEVVNITGIVLTKLDGTAKGGIVVAIQKALGVPVKLVGLGEGPDDLAPFEAEAFVDALLN is encoded by the coding sequence GTGAACGATCTCCTCCCCATTATTTTGTCCATTGTCGCTGCCATCGTGGTGGTCGGAGGGCTGATTCCTGTCCTGCTCAAGGCGCGGAAGTCTGCCTCGACTTACGCTGGAACGCGCGACGCCAACGATCCTGTTGACAAGACGCCGGCAGGCGGCGGAACGATCGTCGACGACGCCCCGGGGACCGCGCCGGACAGCACGGCGCCCGGACCCGTCGTCGAGCCCGCCGACCTTGCCGTGCCGGAGACCGACGTTCCGGATGACGCCGCGGGACTGGAACTCATCCAGGTGGAGACCCCCGCGCCTGTCGAGGGCCGCCTCAACCGGCTTCGGGCGCGACTGGTCAAATCCAACAGCATTCTCGGAAAGGGGCTCCTGGCCCTGCTTTCGAGCGACAAGATCGACGAAAACGTCTGGGACGAAGTAGAAGAAACACTGCTCCTTGCCGACCTCGGCACCGAGCCCACCATGCAGCTGGTCGATGCCCTGCGTGCACGGGTAAAAGTGCAAGGCACCCGCAGCCCGGAGGACGTCAAGGCACTCCTGCGCGAGGAACTCATCAAGCTCGTGGACCCGACCATGGACCGCAGCCTGAATGTGGAACGCAAGGGAGCCCACCCGGCCATCATGATCGTCGTCGGCGTCAACGGGGTCGGTAAGACCACCACCGTCGGCAAGCTCGCGCGGGTTCTCGTCGCCGAAGACAAGGACGTCCTGCTGGGCGCGGCCGACACTTTCCGTGCGGCGGCGGCTGAGCAGCTCGCCACGTGGGGCCAGCGTGTCGGCGTCGCGACCGTCAGGTCGCACGTCGTCGGCGCGGACCCCGCCTCTGTCGCCTATGAAGCAGTCAAGGCCGGCATTGAGCAGGAAGTGGATGTCGTCATGATCGACACTGCGGGTCGCCTGCAAAACAAGGTGGGCCTCATGGACGAGCTCAGCAAGGTCAAGCGCGTCATCGAGAAGCTGGCCGAAGTGGACGAAGTCCTTCTGGTACTGGACGCGACCACCGGCCAGAACGGCCTGAACCAGGCCAAGGTCTTCTCCGAAGTAGTCAACATCACGGGAATCGTGCTCACGAAGCTGGACGGCACCGCCAAGGGCGGGATCGTCGTCGCCATCCAAAAGGCCCTTGGCGTGCCGGTCAAGCTCGTCGGCCTCGGCGAAGGACCCGACGACCTCGCGCCATTCGAGGCCGAAGCCTTCGTCGACGCCCTGCTGAACTAA
- the mutM gene encoding bifunctional DNA-formamidopyrimidine glycosylase/DNA-(apurinic or apyrimidinic site) lyase, whose protein sequence is MPELPEVEVVRRGLARWVRGRTIRAVEVLDPRSIRRHALGTEDFIGNLENSTVLDVVRRGKFLWMPLRTEEPHRTGGTVETMPGVALMAHLGMSGQLLMQDPEVPDEKHLKVRLRLSRSDGMPEELRFVDQRIFGGLFVTSLVPTSDGGPGGQGETPLPEIAEEASHIARDPLDPRFSFDEFYRKVKARKTGLKRALLDQGVISGIGNIYADEALWRARLHYAKPTDTLKRADAVRLVDASKEVMSDALAAGGTSFDSLYVNVNGASGYFARSLDAYGREGEPCRRCSAVGLPGVIKREQFMNRSSYTCPVCQPKPRNGRW, encoded by the coding sequence ATGCCGGAACTGCCCGAAGTCGAAGTGGTCCGCCGCGGCCTGGCACGTTGGGTGCGCGGCCGGACCATCAGGGCCGTGGAGGTCCTCGACCCCCGTTCCATCCGCCGCCACGCGTTGGGCACGGAAGACTTCATCGGCAACCTTGAGAACTCCACGGTTTTGGATGTCGTCCGCCGCGGTAAGTTCCTGTGGATGCCGTTGAGGACCGAGGAACCCCATAGGACGGGCGGTACCGTCGAAACGATGCCCGGCGTCGCGCTGATGGCGCACCTCGGTATGAGCGGGCAGCTCCTCATGCAGGACCCTGAGGTCCCCGATGAGAAGCACCTCAAAGTCCGTCTCCGTCTCAGCCGCTCCGACGGCATGCCCGAGGAGTTGCGGTTTGTGGACCAGCGGATCTTCGGCGGACTGTTTGTCACGTCCCTTGTACCGACCTCCGACGGCGGTCCCGGCGGCCAGGGTGAGACGCCACTTCCTGAAATTGCCGAAGAAGCCTCGCACATCGCGCGCGATCCGCTGGATCCGCGCTTTTCCTTTGACGAGTTCTACCGCAAGGTCAAAGCCCGCAAGACCGGGCTCAAGCGCGCACTGCTGGATCAGGGTGTCATCTCGGGGATAGGCAACATCTACGCCGATGAAGCCCTCTGGCGGGCCAGGCTCCACTATGCCAAACCCACAGACACCCTCAAGCGGGCCGATGCCGTGAGGCTCGTCGACGCCTCGAAGGAAGTCATGAGCGACGCGCTCGCCGCCGGTGGGACGAGCTTTGATTCGCTCTACGTCAATGTCAACGGAGCTTCGGGATACTTCGCCCGGTCCCTGGATGCCTACGGCCGGGAGGGGGAGCCGTGCAGGCGTTGTTCCGCCGTTGGACTTCCCGGTGTGATTAAACGGGAGCAATTCATGAACCGCTCCTCGTACACGTGCCCCGTTTGCCAGCCGAAGCCGCGCAACGGCCGCTGGTAG
- a CDS encoding MFS transporter, producing the protein MTASPESPANQGARAAKAAMPRDIKVMLAAAFLIALGFGLVAPVLPQFATTFDVGATAAAVIVSIFAFMRLVFAPAGGALMGRFGERPVYIAGLLIVAASTAACAFAQNYWQLLVFRGLGGAGSVMFTVAAMGLLIMLAPPESRGRVSGAYASAFLIGSVLGPVVGGLLAGFGLRVPFLAYAAALVLAALVVRTQLTGSSGAAKQGGAAGPAMRMKEALGDSAYRAALFSSFSNGWATFGVRMATVPLFAVVVLAGGSASAGWALAVFAGGNALALTFSGRMADSFGRKPMMLLGLVVTGLATATIGLSGNLPAFFAASAAAGFGSGLLNPAQQAAVGDIIGRGRSGGKVLAAFQMASDAGAIVGPVLVGLLADGLGYGWAFGATGGILLLAAVGWSAAREPMQRGPESVASPN; encoded by the coding sequence ATGACCGCAAGCCCCGAATCCCCCGCCAATCAAGGAGCGAGGGCCGCGAAGGCTGCAATGCCGCGGGACATCAAGGTGATGTTGGCGGCGGCGTTCCTGATTGCGCTGGGTTTTGGCCTCGTGGCGCCAGTGCTCCCCCAGTTCGCCACGACTTTCGACGTCGGGGCGACGGCAGCCGCGGTGATCGTGAGTATTTTCGCCTTCATGCGCTTGGTGTTCGCTCCGGCCGGGGGTGCCCTGATGGGCCGCTTCGGCGAACGTCCGGTGTACATTGCAGGGCTGCTGATTGTGGCGGCGTCGACGGCGGCCTGCGCCTTCGCCCAGAACTATTGGCAACTGCTGGTCTTCCGGGGCCTTGGCGGAGCCGGGTCCGTGATGTTCACCGTTGCCGCGATGGGCCTGTTGATCATGCTCGCCCCTCCGGAAAGCCGTGGACGGGTCTCCGGCGCGTACGCCTCCGCCTTCCTGATCGGCAGCGTCCTGGGGCCCGTGGTTGGCGGGTTGCTGGCCGGCTTCGGCCTGCGCGTCCCGTTCCTCGCCTACGCGGCGGCCCTGGTCCTTGCGGCCCTGGTTGTACGCACGCAGCTGACGGGCAGTTCAGGTGCAGCGAAGCAAGGCGGCGCGGCGGGACCGGCGATGCGCATGAAGGAGGCCTTGGGCGATTCTGCCTACCGGGCCGCCCTGTTCTCCAGTTTCAGCAACGGCTGGGCGACCTTCGGCGTACGCATGGCTACGGTGCCATTGTTCGCCGTGGTTGTGCTGGCCGGAGGATCGGCCTCGGCGGGGTGGGCCCTGGCGGTGTTTGCAGGGGGAAACGCGCTGGCGCTGACCTTCTCCGGCCGGATGGCTGACAGTTTCGGCCGCAAGCCCATGATGCTGCTGGGCTTGGTCGTCACCGGCCTGGCCACGGCCACCATCGGCTTGTCCGGCAATCTTCCCGCGTTTTTCGCGGCGTCTGCCGCGGCCGGCTTCGGCTCCGGCTTGCTGAACCCGGCCCAGCAGGCCGCCGTCGGGGACATCATCGGTCGTGGCCGCTCCGGCGGCAAAGTGCTGGCGGCCTTTCAGATGGCCTCCGACGCCGGAGCCATCGTGGGTCCGGTCCTGGTCGGCCTCCTGGCCGATGGGCTTGGCTATGGTTGGGCCTTCGGCGCAACGGGCGGCATCCTCCTGCTCGCCGCCGTCGGCTGGTCCGCGGCACGCGAGCCGATGCAGCGCGGCCCGGAAAGCGTCGCCTCACCCAACTGA
- the smc gene encoding chromosome segregation protein SMC codes for MHLKSLTVRGFKSFASATTFDFEPGVTAVVGPNGSGKSNVVDALAWVMGEQGAKTLRGGKMEDVIFAGTSGRPPLGRAHVALTIDNADGALPIEYSEVTISRTLFRTGGSEYAINGSPCRLLDIQELLSDSGLGREMHVIVGQGQLDRVLHATPEDRRGFIEEAAGILKHRRRKEKTVRKLEAMQANLQRLGDLTAEIRRQLTPLGKQAEVARRAQTVQFDVRDAKSRLLADDLVQLTRTLEKDVADEAALKERREVVEAELGAGRQRQIRLEQLAAEATPRLNAARDNWYRLSATRDRLRALGSLATERRRLLGASDAAPDSGRDPDHLDRQAARVRQEQAELEHDILAKQAGLLEATAARQEAENLAAAEDKRLTAVLRAAADRREGLAKLVGQLAAARSRAEAAEAERGRLRDSLAAGEERRRHAQSEFAALESQVAGVEEGEESLDAEYEDASALLDEINAEIEALKTAERDEVRERDALTARRDALQLGLNRKDGSSRLLSSDHPGVLGSLASLLTVEPGYETAVAAALGTASNAVVVADSAGAVAAMQLLKDADAGRASLLVAGAGPSADPEPGLRELPMLPDGARWAAALVATDAPEASGARTLLASTAVVDDLYAAASLIAGNPELTAVTREGDVFRALTVDGGSATAPSLLEVQAAVDDADTRLLELTTRLERGKFALAGAEARRADARERANAALDKLHDSDARLAAVAERLGHLNSQLRSAVAERDRMAESLAKAELNIAVAEESLELAAERLAAAEEAPQEEEPSTEQRDALARAASEARSREMEVRLGLRSAEEQLAATSNRAASLERAAASERRAREEAARRALRRKAQAERASAVASAVEQTVRFVDVSVDLAARARDLAEAVREQREKELADVRSSNEKLAQELAGLTDSVHRDELARAQQRLRIEALETRSIEELGLSAEQLVADFGPEQPVPVPAATVDKWAELRAPVDEDGNAIVEGVPFVRAEQEKRLRKAERDLSALGKVNPLALEEFAALEERHQFLSTQLEDLKSSRKDLLDIIKEVDNRVQQVFAEAFADTSKQFDHVFARLFPGGEGKLVLTDPDDMLTTGIEVEARPAGKKIKRLSLLSGGERSLTAVALLVAIFKARPSPFYVMDEVEAALDDTNLGRLITIFEELRESSQLIVITHQKRTMEVADALYGVTMRGDGVSTVISQRLGAEV; via the coding sequence TTGCATCTGAAAAGTTTGACTGTCCGGGGATTCAAGTCGTTCGCGTCGGCCACGACGTTCGACTTCGAGCCGGGCGTCACGGCCGTTGTCGGCCCCAACGGTTCGGGCAAGTCCAATGTGGTTGACGCGCTGGCCTGGGTCATGGGCGAACAAGGTGCGAAGACCCTGCGCGGCGGCAAAATGGAGGACGTCATTTTCGCCGGCACGTCGGGTCGGCCGCCCCTGGGCCGCGCGCACGTTGCGCTGACGATCGACAATGCCGACGGCGCCCTGCCGATCGAATACAGCGAAGTCACCATTTCCCGCACACTGTTCCGGACCGGAGGATCCGAGTACGCCATCAACGGCTCGCCATGCCGCCTCCTGGACATCCAGGAGCTGCTCTCGGATTCAGGTCTTGGCCGGGAGATGCACGTGATCGTGGGGCAGGGGCAGTTGGACCGTGTCCTGCACGCCACCCCCGAGGACCGCAGGGGATTCATTGAAGAAGCCGCAGGCATCCTCAAACACCGGCGTCGCAAGGAAAAGACCGTCCGCAAGCTGGAAGCCATGCAGGCGAACCTGCAACGCCTTGGTGACCTCACGGCGGAAATCCGCCGTCAACTCACGCCGCTCGGCAAACAGGCCGAAGTCGCCCGCCGCGCCCAAACCGTGCAGTTCGACGTCCGCGACGCCAAGTCCAGGCTCTTGGCCGATGATCTCGTCCAGCTCACCCGGACGTTGGAGAAGGACGTCGCCGACGAAGCCGCGTTGAAGGAGCGCCGCGAGGTGGTCGAAGCGGAGCTCGGCGCAGGCCGTCAGCGCCAGATCCGACTGGAGCAACTCGCGGCTGAGGCCACTCCCAGACTCAATGCCGCCAGGGACAACTGGTACCGGTTGTCGGCAACCCGGGACCGGCTCCGCGCCCTGGGATCGCTTGCGACCGAGCGCCGCCGCCTCCTCGGTGCCTCCGATGCCGCCCCGGATTCTGGCCGCGACCCGGACCACCTGGACCGCCAGGCCGCCCGGGTCCGGCAGGAACAGGCGGAGCTGGAGCATGACATCTTGGCGAAGCAGGCAGGCCTGCTCGAAGCCACGGCGGCCAGACAGGAAGCCGAGAACCTGGCCGCGGCCGAGGACAAACGCCTGACGGCCGTATTGCGTGCGGCAGCCGATCGCCGTGAGGGCCTCGCGAAACTCGTAGGCCAATTGGCTGCCGCACGCTCCAGGGCCGAGGCGGCCGAGGCTGAGCGGGGCAGGCTCAGGGACTCGCTGGCAGCCGGTGAGGAACGCCGTCGGCACGCACAAAGTGAGTTTGCGGCCCTCGAGTCGCAGGTGGCCGGCGTCGAAGAGGGAGAAGAAAGCCTCGACGCCGAATATGAGGACGCCAGCGCCCTTCTTGACGAGATCAACGCCGAAATCGAAGCGTTGAAAACTGCCGAACGCGATGAAGTCCGCGAACGCGATGCGCTCACCGCCCGCCGCGATGCTTTGCAGCTTGGACTCAACCGCAAGGACGGTTCTTCGCGGCTTCTGTCCTCGGACCACCCTGGAGTCCTGGGTTCGCTTGCTTCCCTCCTGACGGTGGAGCCCGGGTACGAGACGGCCGTTGCCGCAGCACTCGGCACTGCTTCGAACGCCGTCGTGGTGGCAGACAGTGCGGGGGCCGTCGCCGCGATGCAACTGTTGAAGGACGCCGACGCCGGACGCGCCTCGCTTTTGGTGGCAGGCGCTGGACCCTCAGCGGATCCCGAGCCTGGCCTGCGGGAATTGCCGATGCTGCCTGACGGTGCGCGCTGGGCCGCCGCGTTGGTGGCGACTGACGCCCCCGAAGCGAGTGGCGCAAGGACCCTTCTGGCGTCCACCGCCGTCGTCGACGACTTGTACGCGGCGGCAAGCCTTATTGCCGGCAACCCGGAGCTTACCGCGGTGACCCGCGAAGGCGATGTCTTCAGGGCCCTGACGGTGGACGGCGGATCGGCGACGGCGCCGTCGCTTCTTGAGGTCCAAGCCGCAGTGGACGACGCCGACACCCGGCTCCTGGAGCTCACCACCCGTCTCGAGCGGGGAAAGTTCGCCCTGGCTGGAGCCGAAGCCCGCCGGGCCGATGCCCGGGAGCGGGCGAACGCGGCCCTGGACAAACTCCACGACTCGGATGCCCGCTTGGCCGCCGTCGCGGAACGGCTTGGTCACCTGAATTCCCAGTTGCGCAGCGCCGTCGCGGAACGCGATCGAATGGCGGAGTCCCTGGCCAAGGCCGAACTGAACATCGCCGTGGCCGAGGAATCCCTTGAGCTTGCGGCGGAACGGCTGGCCGCGGCAGAGGAAGCCCCCCAGGAGGAGGAGCCTTCCACAGAGCAACGCGACGCCTTGGCCAGGGCTGCCAGCGAAGCCCGCTCCCGTGAGATGGAGGTCAGGCTGGGCTTGCGGAGCGCCGAGGAACAGCTCGCCGCGACCAGCAACCGGGCCGCTTCCCTGGAGCGGGCCGCCGCGAGCGAACGGCGGGCACGTGAGGAAGCCGCGCGCCGGGCTTTGCGACGCAAAGCCCAAGCCGAGCGGGCCTCGGCCGTTGCTTCCGCCGTCGAACAGACCGTACGTTTCGTTGACGTTTCAGTGGACCTCGCCGCCCGCGCCCGCGATCTCGCCGAGGCAGTGCGGGAGCAGCGCGAGAAGGAGCTTGCTGACGTCCGGAGCAGCAACGAGAAGTTGGCCCAGGAGCTGGCGGGACTGACTGATTCTGTGCACCGCGACGAACTCGCACGAGCCCAGCAACGGCTCAGGATTGAAGCGTTGGAAACGCGGTCCATCGAGGAGCTGGGCCTGTCGGCGGAACAACTCGTGGCCGACTTCGGTCCGGAGCAGCCCGTTCCCGTGCCCGCCGCTACCGTGGACAAGTGGGCCGAACTCCGCGCACCCGTGGACGAAGACGGGAACGCCATCGTCGAGGGTGTTCCCTTTGTCCGCGCCGAGCAGGAGAAGCGGCTCCGCAAGGCTGAACGGGACCTCTCCGCCCTTGGCAAAGTGAACCCCTTGGCGCTGGAGGAATTTGCCGCACTCGAGGAACGCCACCAATTCCTGAGCACGCAATTGGAAGACCTCAAATCCAGCCGCAAAGACCTTTTGGACATCATCAAGGAAGTGGACAACCGCGTCCAGCAGGTCTTTGCTGAAGCCTTCGCCGATACATCCAAGCAGTTTGACCATGTCTTTGCGCGGCTCTTCCCCGGCGGGGAAGGCAAATTGGTGCTGACGGATCCCGATGACATGCTGACCACCGGCATCGAGGTGGAGGCAAGGCCGGCCGGCAAGAAGATCAAGCGGTTGTCCTTGCTTTCCGGTGGCGAACGATCGCTGACGGCTGTCGCGTTGCTCGTGGCGATTTTCAAGGCGCGGCCTTCGCCGTTCTACGTCATGGATGAAGTGGAAGCCGCTCTCGACGATACGAACCTGGGCAGGCTCATCACGATTTTCGAAGAGCTGCGCGAGTCCAGCCAGCTGATTGTCATTACGCACCAGAAGCGGACCATGGAGGTCGCGGATGCCCTCTACGGAGTGACTATGCGGGGCGACGGCGTGTCCACCGTCATCAGCCAGAGGCTCGGTGCCGAGGTCTAG
- the rnc gene encoding ribonuclease III: MSSTEELLKRLGVSIDAETLRLALTHRSYAYENGGIPTNERLEFLGDSILGFSVTDSLYRDNPALPEGELAKRRSAVVSTRALAGIGRDLGIGEFIYLGQGERLTDGKNKSSILADTMEALIGATYLSNDIETARQLVMRLVGPLLKDAAALGAGTDWKTSMQELAASRQLGSIYYAVEGSGPDHARSFEAVLQIGGTAYGKGTGHSKKEAEQEAAADAWRTLNSKVTLNSKADSPADPAHSA, translated from the coding sequence ATGTCTTCAACTGAAGAGCTTCTGAAGCGTCTCGGTGTCTCCATTGACGCCGAGACGCTTCGTCTTGCTCTGACACATCGTTCATACGCGTATGAAAATGGCGGGATTCCCACCAACGAGCGCCTCGAGTTCCTGGGCGACTCCATCCTGGGCTTCTCCGTGACCGATTCGCTGTACCGCGACAACCCGGCGCTGCCGGAAGGCGAACTCGCGAAGCGACGCTCCGCCGTCGTCAGCACCCGCGCGTTGGCGGGTATCGGCCGGGACCTCGGCATCGGCGAATTCATCTACCTCGGGCAGGGCGAAAGGCTCACCGACGGTAAGAACAAGTCCTCAATTCTTGCGGACACCATGGAAGCGCTTATCGGCGCCACGTATCTTTCCAACGACATTGAGACCGCCCGGCAGCTCGTCATGCGGCTCGTTGGACCCTTGCTCAAGGACGCCGCAGCCCTGGGTGCAGGCACCGATTGGAAGACCAGCATGCAGGAGCTTGCCGCGAGCCGCCAGCTCGGGTCCATCTACTATGCAGTCGAAGGCTCCGGCCCGGACCACGCGCGCAGCTTTGAGGCAGTGCTCCAGATCGGTGGCACCGCCTACGGCAAAGGCACGGGCCACTCCAAAAAGGAAGCCGAGCAGGAAGCCGCCGCGGATGCGTGGCGCACCCTCAACAGCAAGGTCACGCTCAACAGCAAAGCCGACTCTCCGGCTGATCCTGCGCACAGCGCCTGA